In Candidatus Promineifilum breve, one genomic interval encodes:
- the secD gene encoding protein translocase subunit SecD has translation MRQRSDILWLAVIILIVAGAVWIITSDRFPIRLGLDLQGGLQVLLEADVAEDETVDAEAMNTARQIIDRRVNAIGVIEPLVQVEGARRILVELPGIDDPQEALSLIQETALLEFVDTGEFSLPEGMCIRTSLNEGPSRCELDAAGNPTGEEPPTFTTILTGAGMREASVNADQLNQYFVDFVLTEEGSLVFEEHTRANQGRYLTIVLDKEVISSPSINAVITGSGTISGAFTLEEAQELATQLRFGSLPVPLRIESTRQVGATLGEQSIAASIQAGIIGVIVVLLFMLIYYRLPGVLADIALIVYVLLSFAVFKYVGVTLTLPAITGFLLSTGMAVDANVLVFERIKEEVRRGAHLEDAIDTGFSRAWNSIRDSNVATLVICFILWTFGRNFGASAVEGFAVTLAIGVFISMFTAVLVTRTLVRVFLGRNANRLQGRNWLMGVYTGSGKSVSSFVFRIIENRRRYFIFSGILLALGLLAMIVSMALTGAPFRVGVDFRSGTRFEVQFEEPVDENAIREVFGRFGLTSPSVIALRGEGLENAWQIRGEFVSPEEAQSILDALGEVAPLRPETSQVTSVSAAIGNEVTRAAIIAVLFSAVVILFYIVIVFRQVPNTFRYGAAAVIALLHDLLIVLGFAAVTGLLLGWEVDALFLTAVLTIAGFSLQDTIVLFDRMRENIARRPFEKIEMIANRSIVETIHRSLVTQLNAMFVMVAILLFGGVSIRPFIATLFIGLLLGTYSSIFIAVPLLVTWEERVASRARLAQASS, from the coding sequence ATGAGACAACGTAGCGATATATTATGGTTGGCGGTGATCATCCTGATCGTCGCCGGCGCCGTTTGGATAATCACCAGTGACCGCTTCCCGATTCGTCTGGGGCTAGATTTGCAGGGCGGCCTGCAAGTGCTGCTGGAAGCCGACGTAGCGGAAGATGAAACAGTCGATGCGGAGGCGATGAACACCGCGCGGCAGATCATCGACCGCCGCGTCAATGCCATCGGCGTGATCGAGCCGTTGGTGCAGGTGGAGGGGGCGCGGCGCATCCTGGTCGAGTTGCCGGGCATCGACGACCCGCAAGAGGCGCTGTCGCTCATCCAGGAGACGGCGCTGCTCGAATTCGTCGATACGGGCGAATTCTCCCTGCCGGAGGGTATGTGCATTCGCACCTCGCTCAATGAGGGGCCGTCGCGCTGCGAACTGGACGCGGCCGGCAACCCGACGGGTGAGGAACCGCCGACCTTCACCACGATTCTGACCGGCGCGGGGATGCGCGAAGCCAGCGTCAACGCCGATCAGTTGAACCAATACTTCGTCGATTTTGTCCTCACCGAGGAAGGCAGCCTCGTCTTCGAGGAGCACACCCGCGCCAATCAGGGCCGCTATCTGACCATCGTGCTGGATAAGGAAGTCATCTCCAGCCCCAGCATCAACGCCGTCATCACCGGTTCGGGCACGATCAGCGGCGCTTTTACGTTGGAGGAGGCCCAGGAACTGGCGACGCAATTGCGCTTCGGCAGTCTGCCCGTGCCGTTGCGCATCGAGAGCACGCGCCAGGTGGGGGCCACGCTGGGCGAGCAATCCATCGCCGCCAGCATCCAGGCCGGCATCATCGGCGTCATCGTCGTGCTGCTGTTCATGCTCATCTACTATCGCTTGCCCGGCGTGCTGGCCGACATCGCCCTGATCGTCTACGTGCTGTTGAGTTTCGCCGTGTTCAAGTATGTAGGCGTCACCCTCACCTTGCCGGCCATCACCGGCTTCCTGCTGTCCACCGGCATGGCCGTCGATGCCAACGTGCTTGTCTTCGAGCGCATCAAGGAAGAGGTACGGCGCGGCGCGCATCTGGAGGATGCCATCGACACCGGCTTCTCCCGCGCCTGGAACTCGATCCGCGACTCCAACGTCGCCACGCTGGTCATCTGCTTCATCCTGTGGACGTTCGGCCGCAATTTCGGGGCCAGCGCCGTGGAGGGCTTCGCCGTCACCCTGGCTATCGGTGTCTTCATCAGCATGTTCACCGCCGTGCTGGTGACCCGCACGCTGGTGCGCGTCTTCCTGGGCCGCAACGCCAACCGCCTGCAGGGGCGCAATTGGCTCATGGGCGTCTACACCGGCAGCGGCAAATCCGTGTCGTCGTTCGTCTTTCGCATCATCGAAAACCGCCGCCGCTACTTCATCTTCTCCGGCATCCTGCTGGCGCTGGGCCTGCTGGCGATGATCGTCTCAATGGCCCTCACCGGCGCGCCGTTCCGCGTCGGCGTCGACTTCCGCAGCGGCACGCGCTTCGAGGTGCAGTTCGAGGAGCCGGTGGACGAGAACGCCATCCGCGAGGTATTCGGCCGCTTCGGCCTCACCAGCCCGTCGGTCATCGCCCTGCGCGGTGAGGGGCTGGAGAATGCCTGGCAGATTCGCGGCGAATTCGTCTCGCCGGAGGAAGCGCAATCGATCCTCGACGCGCTGGGGGAGGTCGCTCCGCTGCGACCGGAAACCAGCCAGGTGACCAGCGTCAGCGCGGCCATCGGCAACGAGGTGACGCGGGCGGCGATCATCGCCGTCCTGTTCTCGGCCGTCGTCATCCTGTTCTACATCGTCATCGTCTTTCGTCAGGTTCCCAACACCTTCCGCTATGGGGCGGCGGCGGTGATCGCTCTGCTCCACGATTTGCTGATCGTGTTGGGCTTTGCCGCCGTCACCGGCCTGCTGCTGGGCTGGGAGGTGGACGCGCTGTTTCTGACGGCCGTGTTGACCATCGCCGGCTTTTCCTTGCAGGACACCATCGTCCTGTTCGACCGGATGCGCGAGAACATCGCCCGCCGGCCGTTCGAGAAGATCGAGATGATCGCCAACCGTTCCATCGTCGAGACCATCCACCGCTCGCTGGTGACGCAGCTCAACGCCATGTTTGTCATGGTCGCCATCCTGCTCTTTGGCGGTGTCTCCATCCGGCCGTTCATCGCCACGCTGTTCATCGGCCTGCTGCTGGGTACGTATAGCTCGATCTTCATC
- a CDS encoding alpha/beta hydrolase, whose product MKISRLIVLIVIALVPTTLFAGAGGVAAQSAVGSFIPGPCVFEGIEVGPTSLTGEALGFECGYVVVPERHAAPDGPTIQLPIAIRRATAADARPDPLFVAQGGPGGDAFQVFTLLAPTAPFAANRDIVIFNQRGTPYALPELTCPETTEVMPQMLALPEAEAQAIFNQAMAACYARLQAEGVDLSAYNSLENAADIPIIARALGYDEYNFYGVSYGTLLGLHLMRNHPAGLRSVILDSVVPTDINFISETAQSEARVLSEVFAACAADPVCREQYPNLEERFYALIRQYDANPITLSLTDPETGESHDAYVDGNILRSVLFQLLYVLRMNAILPKVIADLEQGDTRYVEAMWPLLVFDQQVAWGMYFSVICAEDADIDVAGSIEGLPPEIAATARYKLQSYLDTCARWPVELLPASVDEPVISDIPTLLLSGRFDPITPPAFAQATAAGLSNATTLLDPTASHGVAFFSPCVNEIVGAFLDDPSTTPDSSCLAEQAAATVVPPDAVTWPLLSGFNNLKTGTLAMFGLAGLLVILVASPFLVWPIAYLVRAFGEKQATNAPEQRRLRLISRAAVLLFGLLAVVFAGGLSYFILATVVADQTLATALALPAAARPVLWLPLLLLVLAVFIVVMTFLLWWRAGSGSTAGKVYYTFVAVVAVGLVVLLGTQGLLLPPL is encoded by the coding sequence ATGAAAATATCCCGTTTAATTGTTCTTATCGTTATCGCGCTTGTCCCGACCACGCTGTTTGCCGGGGCCGGGGGCGTGGCGGCGCAGAGTGCGGTCGGCAGCTTTATCCCCGGCCCGTGCGTGTTCGAGGGTATCGAGGTGGGGCCGACGAGTTTGACCGGCGAAGCGCTGGGCTTCGAGTGCGGCTATGTGGTCGTGCCGGAGCGCCACGCCGCGCCCGACGGGCCGACGATACAACTGCCCATCGCCATCCGCCGGGCCACCGCGGCCGATGCCCGCCCCGACCCGCTATTCGTGGCCCAGGGTGGGCCGGGCGGCGATGCGTTCCAGGTGTTCACCCTGCTGGCCCCCACGGCCCCGTTCGCCGCCAACCGCGACATCGTCATTTTCAACCAGCGCGGCACGCCCTACGCCCTCCCCGAACTGACCTGCCCCGAAACCACCGAGGTCATGCCCCAGATGTTGGCGCTGCCCGAGGCTGAAGCGCAGGCCATTTTCAACCAAGCCATGGCCGCCTGCTACGCTCGCCTGCAAGCGGAGGGCGTTGACCTCTCGGCCTATAATAGCCTGGAGAACGCGGCCGACATCCCGATCATCGCCCGCGCCCTGGGCTACGATGAATACAATTTCTACGGCGTCTCCTATGGCACGCTGCTGGGTCTGCACCTGATGCGCAATCACCCCGCAGGGTTGCGGTCGGTCATCCTCGATAGCGTCGTCCCCACCGACATCAACTTCATCAGCGAGACGGCGCAAAGCGAGGCGCGAGTCTTGAGCGAAGTCTTCGCCGCCTGCGCCGCCGATCCGGTCTGCCGGGAGCAATACCCCAATCTAGAAGAACGCTTTTACGCGCTCATACGCCAATACGACGCCAACCCCATCACCCTGTCGCTGACCGACCCGGAGACGGGCGAGAGTCACGACGCCTACGTGGACGGCAACATCCTGCGCTCAGTCCTGTTCCAGCTGCTCTACGTGCTGCGCATGAACGCCATTCTGCCCAAAGTGATCGCCGATCTGGAACAGGGGGACACGCGCTACGTCGAGGCGATGTGGCCGCTGCTCGTCTTCGATCAACAGGTGGCCTGGGGCATGTATTTTTCGGTCATCTGCGCCGAGGACGCCGACATCGACGTGGCCGGCTCCATCGAGGGGTTGCCGCCGGAGATCGCCGCCACGGCCCGCTACAAGTTGCAGAGCTACCTCGATACCTGCGCCCGCTGGCCGGTCGAGTTGCTGCCCGCTTCCGTCGATGAGCCGGTCATCAGCGACATCCCCACGCTGTTGCTCTCCGGCCGCTTCGACCCCATCACGCCGCCGGCCTTTGCCCAGGCCACCGCCGCCGGTCTGTCCAACGCGACGACGCTGTTGGATCCCACGGCCAGCCACGGGGTGGCCTTCTTTTCGCCCTGTGTGAACGAGATCGTGGGCGCGTTTCTGGATGATCCATCGACCACCCCGGACAGCAGTTGTCTGGCCGAACAGGCGGCGGCGACTGTCGTGCCGCCCGATGCCGTCACCTGGCCGCTGTTGAGTGGGTTTAATAATCTGAAGACGGGCACACTGGCGATGTTTGGTCTGGCCGGGCTGTTGGTTATCCTCGTGGCGTCGCCGTTCCTGGTGTGGCCGATTGCCTACCTGGTGCGGGCGTTTGGGGAAAAGCAGGCTACTAATGCGCCGGAGCAGCGGCGTCTGCGCCTGATCAGCCGCGCCGCCGTGCTGCTCTTTGGTTTGCTGGCCGTGGTCTTCGCCGGGGGGTTGTCCTACTTCATCTTGGCCACCGTGGTAGCCGATCAGACGTTGGCGACGGCGCTGGCCCTGCCGGCCGCGGCTCGGCCGGTGTTGTGGCTGCCGCTGCTGCTGTTGGTTCTGGCCGTGTTTATCGTTGTGATGACGTTCCTCCTCTGGTGGCGCGCCGGCTCGGGTTCGACGGCTGGGAAGGTGTATTACACCTTTGTGGCTGTTGTGGCTGTGGGGTTGGTTGTGCTGCTGGGCACGCAGGGCTTGTTATTGCCACCTCTATAA
- a CDS encoding patatin-like phospholipase family protein, which yields MPYDVVFEGGGAKGMVFVGALQEMERRGQTVGRLLGTSAGAIIATFAAAGFSAAEMHDALQEKDDQGRPVFVRFLGRPRPFTPAEIAASFTRAALERLDLRFLPPLVEDRFDRFILSLMTQEEMAHVFSFVERGGWYSADAFLEWARARLDRAAPDGRARQMSHLTFAEFHRRTGRHLSLVAADTTDRHMLVLNHHTAPNLPVVWGMRMSMSLPLIWQEVIWQPEWGNYLTRSLAGHRIVDGGLLSNFPIELFLSNDPYVISLMGPKTGQSVLGFLIDENLAVAGEDEPSPRDLPADVLPVTRLLSLIETATQAHDKMVIDAFEQFVCRLPAQGYETTEFDMTDERRERLIAAGQTAADRYFRTRETQGMKGPDVYAMERALKQADGIARKILR from the coding sequence ATGCCATACGACGTCGTATTTGAAGGCGGCGGGGCCAAAGGGATGGTGTTCGTCGGCGCGTTGCAAGAGATGGAGCGGCGCGGCCAGACGGTCGGCCGTCTGTTGGGCACGTCGGCCGGGGCCATCATCGCCACCTTTGCCGCCGCCGGCTTCTCGGCGGCCGAGATGCACGACGCCCTGCAAGAGAAGGACGACCAGGGCCGGCCGGTGTTCGTCCGCTTTCTCGGCCGCCCCCGCCCCTTCACCCCGGCCGAAATAGCCGCCAGCTTCACCCGCGCGGCCCTGGAGCGGCTGGATTTGCGTTTCCTGCCACCCCTTGTGGAAGACCGCTTCGACCGCTTCATCCTGAGCCTGATGACCCAGGAGGAGATGGCCCACGTCTTTTCCTTCGTGGAGCGCGGCGGCTGGTATTCGGCCGACGCCTTCCTGGAGTGGGCGCGGGCCAGACTAGACCGGGCCGCGCCCGACGGCCGGGCACGCCAGATGAGCCACCTGACCTTTGCCGAATTCCACCGCCGCACGGGCCGTCATCTGTCGCTGGTGGCCGCCGACACGACCGACCGCCACATGCTCGTGCTCAATCACCACACCGCTCCCAACCTGCCCGTGGTCTGGGGGATGCGTATGTCGATGAGCTTGCCGCTCATCTGGCAGGAGGTCATCTGGCAACCGGAATGGGGCAACTACCTGACCCGCTCGCTGGCCGGCCATCGCATCGTCGATGGCGGACTGCTGTCCAATTTTCCCATCGAGCTATTTCTGTCCAATGACCCCTACGTCATCTCGTTGATGGGGCCGAAGACGGGCCAAAGTGTGTTGGGGTTCCTCATCGACGAGAACCTGGCCGTGGCCGGGGAGGACGAGCCGTCACCCCGCGACCTGCCGGCCGACGTGCTGCCCGTGACGCGCCTCCTGAGCCTCATCGAGACGGCCACCCAGGCCCACGACAAGATGGTCATCGACGCCTTCGAGCAGTTCGTTTGCCGCCTGCCCGCCCAGGGCTACGAGACGACCGAGTTCGACATGACCGACGAGCGCCGCGAGCGACTCATCGCCGCCGGGCAGACCGCCGCGGATCGCTACTTCCGCACGCGGGAAACACAGGGCATGAAAGGGCCGGACGTGTACGCGATGGAGCGCGCGCTGAAACAGGCCGACGGCATCGCGCGGAAAATACTGCGTTGA
- a CDS encoding glycosyltransferase family protein encodes MMRLLEWIDRRPVLSAALLFLGLGLVFFGHVLMPPDGQVLAGHDMVGNYYIYWQAVRDALRAGHLPLWEPNIFGGFPFLAQPQQNTFYPPNWINLILPVRVGVSLHSLFHVWLAGFGMFLFSRYMGGRRLPSVLAGIGFAFGGLLAGRLWAGHQPVYAVFIWTPLMLLALAWAIDRRRWAAAVLAGVPFALSLLAGHIPSFLYVGLIWAAFAAYLFLVRPGERRLVARTALVAAAVGLALAAVQLVPFLQFSLASGRVAEADFEFATDYSLPPAHLITLLVPEFFGEPTRVGYWSVPTFEELTYYAGIVAVLGILLALRRPTRLTWFYVALIVVGLGLALGRYGVLYELAYRFLPPFRLVRAPGRAAFLYLFAASALLAHTLTVWREMPGETRLSRLRPYWPAAVGVLGVALFAALAATGAVFMAVHPTDTSGRLWHQIGGYSLALVVVGIGGALVWAYINMSGEAGGQGSRGAGEQGRDASSLATRHSPPATRRAFLLATALIVLVVADTWWFAYKMARTAPTAPEALWTDGRALIDEPTGRVLPWGVSLFSQNGAMQVGWPSVFGYDSLEPAAHIALAASVPDPRSTAYDILGATHVLAGGPLDDYTDGDRPLTLVGQQGAAWVYSRARPLPLARLVYAAEVIPDSAAAIARVHAADFDPATTAILDAPAPCDLGPAPAAPGTAEIVSHEPTLWQIRTLNDAPALLILAENAYPGWQVTVDGQPAAALTAYTSVRAVCVPGGEHLVEWRFAPRLYLLGGGITAGALMLALVAIWVLWRSGLNH; translated from the coding sequence ATGATGCGACTACTGGAATGGATTGACCGCCGGCCGGTGTTATCGGCCGCCTTGCTGTTTTTGGGGTTGGGCCTGGTTTTCTTCGGCCACGTGTTGATGCCCCCCGACGGTCAGGTATTGGCCGGGCACGACATGGTGGGCAACTACTACATCTATTGGCAGGCGGTACGCGATGCATTGCGGGCCGGTCATCTGCCACTGTGGGAACCTAACATCTTCGGCGGCTTCCCCTTCCTGGCCCAGCCGCAGCAAAACACGTTCTACCCGCCCAACTGGATCAACCTCATCCTGCCGGTGCGCGTCGGCGTCAGCCTCCATAGCCTGTTCCACGTCTGGCTGGCCGGGTTCGGCATGTTTCTGTTTTCCCGCTACATGGGCGGGCGGCGCTTGCCGTCTGTATTGGCGGGCATCGGCTTCGCCTTTGGCGGGTTGCTGGCCGGGCGGCTGTGGGCCGGGCATCAGCCGGTGTATGCCGTGTTTATCTGGACGCCGCTCATGCTGCTGGCGCTGGCCTGGGCGATTGATCGGCGGCGCTGGGCGGCGGCCGTCCTGGCCGGGGTGCCCTTCGCCCTGTCGTTGCTGGCCGGTCACATCCCCTCCTTCCTGTACGTGGGCTTGATATGGGCCGCCTTTGCCGCCTATCTGTTCCTCGTCCGGCCGGGCGAGCGGCGGCTCGTGGCCCGGACGGCGCTGGTGGCGGCGGCCGTCGGACTGGCCCTGGCCGCGGTGCAGCTCGTGCCCTTCCTGCAATTCAGCCTGGCCTCCGGTCGGGTGGCCGAGGCCGACTTTGAGTTCGCCACCGACTACTCGCTGCCGCCGGCCCATCTGATCACCCTGCTCGTGCCCGAATTCTTCGGCGAGCCGACGCGCGTCGGCTACTGGAGCGTGCCGACGTTCGAGGAGTTGACCTATTATGCGGGCATTGTGGCCGTGTTGGGCATCCTCCTGGCCTTGCGGCGGCCGACGCGCCTGACCTGGTTCTACGTGGCGCTGATCGTCGTTGGGCTGGGACTGGCCCTCGGCCGGTATGGCGTGCTCTATGAGCTGGCCTATCGCTTCCTGCCGCCGTTTCGGCTGGTGCGCGCGCCGGGCCGGGCGGCGTTTCTCTATCTGTTCGCCGCCTCGGCCCTGCTGGCCCACACGCTGACCGTCTGGCGGGAGATGCCGGGTGAGACGCGCCTGTCCCGGCTGCGGCCCTATTGGCCGGCGGCCGTGGGCGTGCTCGGCGTGGCCCTCTTCGCCGCGCTGGCCGCCACCGGCGCGGTGTTCATGGCCGTCCACCCCACCGACACCAGCGGCCGGCTGTGGCATCAGATCGGCGGCTATTCGTTGGCGCTGGTTGTGGTGGGTATTGGAGGGGCGTTGGTCTGGGCCTATATCAATATGAGCGGGGAAGCAGGGGGGCAGGGGAGCAGGGGGGCAGGGGAGCAGGGGAGAGACGCCTCTTCACTCGCCACTCGCCACTCGCCACCCGCCACTCGCCGCGCCTTCCTTCTCGCCACCGCCCTCATCGTGCTCGTCGTGGCCGATACGTGGTGGTTCGCCTACAAGATGGCCCGCACGGCTCCCACCGCGCCGGAAGCGCTGTGGACGGACGGCCGGGCGCTCATCGATGAGCCGACCGGCCGCGTCCTGCCCTGGGGCGTGTCGCTGTTCAGCCAGAACGGGGCCATGCAGGTCGGCTGGCCCAGCGTCTTCGGCTACGATTCGCTGGAGCCGGCGGCCCACATCGCCCTGGCCGCGTCGGTGCCCGACCCGCGCTCGACGGCCTACGACATCCTGGGGGCGACCCACGTGCTGGCCGGCGGGCCGCTGGACGACTATACCGATGGCGACCGGCCGCTGACGCTGGTGGGGCAGCAGGGGGCGGCCTGGGTCTATAGCCGGGCGCGGCCGTTGCCCCTGGCTCGCCTGGTCTATGCCGCCGAGGTCATCCCCGATAGTGCGGCGGCCATCGCTCGCGTCCATGCCGCCGACTTCGACCCGGCGACGACGGCCATCCTCGACGCGCCGGCTCCGTGTGACCTCGGCCCGGCCCCGGCCGCGCCCGGCACGGCCGAGATCGTCAGCCACGAACCGACGCTCTGGCAAATTCGCACCCTTAACGACGCGCCGGCGTTGCTGATCCTGGCCGAGAATGCCTATCCCGGCTGGCAGGTAACGGTCGATGGGCAGCCGGCGGCGGCGCTGACCGCCTATACATCAGTACGGGCCGTCTGCGTGCCGGGCGGGGAGCACTTGGTTGAGTGGCGCTTCGCGCCGCGGCTCTATTTGCTGGGTGGGGGAATCACTGCCGGAGCGCTTATGCTGGCTCTCGTCGCCATATGGGTGCTATGGCGGTCCGGACTTAATCATTAA
- a CDS encoding GNAT family N-acetyltransferase, whose amino-acid sequence MIDIRPLDQFDIDTFRPIAAGYTTAEIYRVAWSESDGQTVFSLTLESLARPERFNFPYTADDIARYTAFVPNDYCWGAYDGDTLVAVALGEAQEWNRTVAVWEFHVAPAYQRQGIGRRLMAEVAVRAKAAGRRALVLETQNSNVPAIRFYRRVGYRLEGVDISYYTNEDMQPGRTVALFMKLRLE is encoded by the coding sequence ATGATCGACATTCGTCCGCTGGATCAGTTCGATATCGATACCTTTCGGCCCATTGCCGCCGGTTACACCACGGCCGAAATCTATCGCGTCGCCTGGTCGGAAAGCGACGGACAGACGGTGTTCAGCCTGACGCTGGAATCGCTGGCCCGGCCGGAGCGGTTCAACTTTCCGTACACGGCCGACGACATCGCGCGCTATACTGCTTTCGTGCCCAACGACTATTGCTGGGGGGCGTATGACGGCGATACGTTGGTCGCCGTGGCCCTGGGCGAAGCGCAAGAGTGGAACAGAACCGTGGCGGTCTGGGAGTTCCACGTCGCCCCGGCCTATCAGCGGCAAGGCATCGGCCGCCGGTTGATGGCCGAAGTAGCGGTGCGGGCCAAAGCGGCCGGTAGGCGCGCCCTCGTGCTGGAAACGCAGAACAGTAATGTCCCGGCCATCCGCTTCTACCGCCGTGTCGGCTACCGGCTGGAGGGCGTCGATATTTCATACTACACCAACGAAGACATGCAACCCGGCCGCACGGTGGCCCTTTTTATGAAGCTCAGGCTGGAATGA
- a CDS encoding glycosyltransferase family 39 protein yields MVSRRPSWPIVALLLIIALAAFLRFWRLDQLPPGLYHDEAYYGLDALSLLRGETFPRFYEGWELYANDAHAARPAAPTRFPVFFEGNYGREPLHVYLMALSIRLFGNTPLAVRAVPAAAGTLAVLTTWLAARALFPPDERRPFGGELLPLLAAFSLAVLYPALHFSRFGIRAMTLLPPMTLAVWAFWRGWRQGSAGWLGLGGLFVGLSLYTFAAGRLFPLVFILFGGYLLLTDAASVRARWRGLAAATAVALLTAAPLLLYFIRYPYFFVFRMAYVANRGQGAVEGAPALTWLLNVGRVIGGFFWRGETHLRHNLPGRPFLDPAQAVLLIAGVARGLRRWRRPEYAFTLLWFGVMTLPSILSGDAPHFGRLIGAAPAAALLIAIGLTWLVERLGRAALLRWAAPAVVIGLCGLSLTLTARDYFGRYAALPDLARDFYRADWELGRFAAARPPETTLYLSPSQEEMATIYFALGDPDRLRSFNGEAGLIVAGIPGRPALYLIRPAAESTLAGLQAYFPEGTTGAPGDDFIPFELAANAPRMRLANVAVAEFGGVMRLAGYETAREGDNLLVSLAWEASSAPPQDYTAFVHVLDAAGTLIAQTDRPPGGYPTSDWRPGEIVIDRFVVELPAGLAPDAYRLQTGFYDPATVARLGDAAELGEVHLP; encoded by the coding sequence ATGGTCTCGCGCCGCCCCTCTTGGCCCATTGTCGCCCTGCTCCTCATCATTGCGCTGGCGGCCTTCCTGCGCTTCTGGCGGCTGGATCAGTTGCCGCCCGGCCTGTACCACGACGAGGCCTATTATGGGCTGGACGCGCTGTCACTGCTGCGCGGCGAGACGTTCCCGCGCTTCTACGAAGGCTGGGAGCTATACGCCAACGACGCCCACGCCGCGCGCCCGGCCGCGCCGACCCGCTTCCCGGTCTTCTTCGAGGGCAACTACGGCCGCGAGCCGCTCCACGTCTACCTGATGGCCCTGTCCATCCGCTTGTTCGGCAACACGCCGCTGGCGGTGCGGGCGGTGCCGGCCGCCGCCGGGACGCTGGCCGTGCTGACAACCTGGCTGGCGGCGCGCGCCCTCTTTCCGCCCGACGAGCGGCGGCCGTTCGGCGGCGAACTGCTGCCCTTGCTGGCCGCCTTTTCGCTGGCCGTGCTCTACCCGGCGCTGCACTTCAGCCGCTTCGGCATTCGGGCCATGACCTTGCTGCCGCCGATGACGCTGGCCGTGTGGGCTTTCTGGCGCGGCTGGCGGCAGGGGAGCGCCGGCTGGCTGGGCCTGGGCGGGTTGTTTGTGGGTCTATCGCTCTACACCTTCGCCGCCGGGCGGCTGTTCCCGCTCGTATTCATCCTGTTCGGCGGCTACCTGTTGTTGACCGACGCGGCGAGTGTGCGCGCGCGGTGGCGCGGATTGGCGGCGGCCACGGCCGTGGCCCTGCTGACGGCCGCGCCGCTATTGCTCTACTTCATCCGCTACCCCTACTTTTTCGTCTTCCGCATGGCCTACGTCGCCAACCGCGGCCAGGGGGCGGTGGAGGGCGCGCCGGCGCTGACCTGGCTGCTCAACGTCGGCCGCGTCATCGGCGGCTTTTTCTGGCGCGGCGAAACTCACTTGCGCCACAATTTGCCCGGCCGCCCGTTCCTCGATCCGGCGCAGGCCGTGCTGCTCATTGCCGGGGTGGCGCGCGGGTTGCGGCGCTGGCGGCGGCCGGAGTATGCCTTCACCCTGCTATGGTTCGGCGTGATGACCCTGCCCAGCATCCTCAGCGGCGACGCGCCCCATTTCGGCCGGCTCATCGGCGCGGCCCCGGCGGCGGCGCTGCTGATCGCCATCGGCCTGACCTGGCTGGTGGAACGGCTCGGCCGCGCGGCGCTCCTGCGCTGGGCCGCGCCGGCGGTGGTCATCGGCCTGTGCGGCCTCAGCCTGACGCTGACGGCCCGCGACTATTTCGGTCGCTACGCCGCCTTGCCCGATCTGGCCCGCGACTTTTACCGCGCCGATTGGGAGTTGGGCCGCTTCGCCGCCGCCCGGCCGCCGGAGACGACGCTCTACCTCAGCCCATCGCAGGAAGAGATGGCGACGATCTATTTCGCCCTGGGCGACCCCGACCGGCTGCGCAGCTTCAACGGCGAGGCGGGCCTCATCGTGGCCGGGATTCCCGGCCGCCCGGCGCTCTATCTCATCCGGCCCGCGGCCGAAAGTACGTTGGCCGGGTTACAGGCTTACTTCCCGGAAGGCACGACCGGCGCGCCTGGCGACGACTTCATCCCCTTTGAGCTTGCGGCGAATGCGCCGCGGATGCGTCTGGCGAACGTCGCGGTGGCCGAGTTCGGCGGCGTCATGCGCCTGGCCGGTTATGAGACCGCGCGCGAGGGGGACAATCTGCTCGTCTCCCTGGCCTGGGAAGCGTCATCGGCCCCGCCACAGGATTACACCGCTTTTGTGCACGTCCTCGACGCGGCGGGTACACTGATAGCCCAGACCGACCGACCACCGGGCGGCTATCCCACAAGCGATTGGCGGCCGGGAGAGATCGTCATTGACCGTTTCGTGGTCGAGTTGCCTGCCGGGTTGGCCCCCGACGCGTACCGCCTTCAGACCGGCTTCTACGACCCGGCGACGGTGGCGCGGTTGGGTGACGCGGCCGAGTTGGGTGAGGTGCACTTGCCGTAA